The Oscillatoria acuminata PCC 6304 genomic interval GGTTGCGGGGTCGATGATGGCAACCATGCCGGTTTGCGATCGATTAGCGGCAAAGAAATCGCCTAATCCGAGTTCTGTAGCGAGGGTTTCAGATTGACTGGTTTTGGCCCGATCGCTGACATCCAGAACGATAAAATGAATGTCATCCCCATACTGTGTTTTAAGTTGTTCAAGGGTCGGGGCAATATTTTGACAGGCAGGACACCAACTGGCATAAATATCGACAACAACCGGCTTTCCTTGGAGGCGAGGGGCTAAGGGGCCTCCGACATTCTCTTTCTTCCCTGCACAGGGATTTGCTTGGGCGATCGCCGGATGGGTAGAAGCAGAACTGTTCAGAGGGTTTGCTGCAACCAGGGAAACGGTGAACATTAAACTACCCAGGGACAGACTCAGCCATAGTAACGATTTACGCATCGATTTAACCTCAAAAATACAGGGAATCTAGGACCAACAATCAGCAGAGTGGACTTTCAAGGGTCTCTCGTTTGCTGTTATTTTGATTAAATTCCCTGAACATGAGTGGGAGATGAATCCCAGATGGATATTAGATAAAGCTTGACCTCGGAGAGAGGATTTTAGCGTTGTTTCCGTGAAATTTAATCTCTCCCTCATTTATCGCCCCGTTCTTGTGGCTAGAGTAATTGACAGGATGTAGATATTTCAACCAAAACCCCAGTTTTTGGTCCGAAGCTGGCGCGGTTAAATCTAGTGTTGTTGTTTGCCAAACTGAGGAAGAATCGTACATCATGGAACTCTTACTCATTTAGAAATCCCAATAACCATGACCCATTCAATTCAACAAGAACCGGCTCTCCAACCGTTGGATGAGTACAATCAATCCCTCATGTCTAATGTTCATCCCATCGATTGGGTGAATCCTTCCCCTGCCGCCAACTATGATTTAGTGGTGATTGGCGCGGGAACGGCTGGACTGGTGGTGGCGGCAGGTGCTGCGGGGTTAGGATTAGGATTAAAAGTTGCTCTGATTGAAAAAAACTTGATGGGGGGAGATTGCCTGAATGTCGGTTGTGTCCCTTCCAAATGTCTGATTCGCTCATCCCGGGTGGTGGCGCAGATGAGAGAGGCGACTCCCTTTGGCATTCAGTCTCCCGATGCCATTGAGATTGATTTTGCGGCAGTGATGCAGCGAATGCGGCGAATTCGGGCAGGAATTAGCCCTCATGATTCTGCGGAACGGTTTCGGAATTTGGGCATTGATGTGTTTTTAGGACCGGCGGAATTTGTGGATAGTGGGGCGATCGCTGTCAATACTCACCTCCTCCGGTTTAAAAAAGCCGTGATTGCCACGGGTGCACGTGCCACTCGTCCTCAAATTTCCGGATTAGCAGAAGCTGGCTATTTAACCAATGAAACTGTCTTTTCCCTCACCGAATGTCCCCCACGATTAGCAGTGATTGGGGGAGGTCCAATTGGGTGTGAACTCGCCCAAGCATTTCAACGCCTCGGCAGTCAAGTTACTTTATTTCATAAGCATGGACATCTCCTCGATCGCGAAGATGCAGATGCGGCAGAAATAGTCCAACAACAATTATTACAGGACAATCTAAAATTGGTTTTGGATTGCAGTTTAGAAAAGGTGGAAATAACCGATGCCGGTAAAGTCATCCATTACCGGCAAAACGATGAAATTAATACGGTTGTTGTGGATGAAATATTAGTTGGTGCTGGACGGACTCCCAATGTTGATCGCTTGAATTTAGACGCCGTTGGGGTTAAGTATGATGCTCGTCACGGTGTTGTTGTTGATGACTATTTGCAAACCACCAATCCGCACATTTATGCCGCTGGGGACATTTGTATGAA includes:
- a CDS encoding mercuric reductase, whose protein sequence is MTHSIQQEPALQPLDEYNQSLMSNVHPIDWVNPSPAANYDLVVIGAGTAGLVVAAGAAGLGLGLKVALIEKNLMGGDCLNVGCVPSKCLIRSSRVVAQMREATPFGIQSPDAIEIDFAAVMQRMRRIRAGISPHDSAERFRNLGIDVFLGPAEFVDSGAIAVNTHLLRFKKAVIATGARATRPQISGLAEAGYLTNETVFSLTECPPRLAVIGGGPIGCELAQAFQRLGSQVTLFHKHGHLLDREDADAAEIVQQQLLQDNLKLVLDCSLEKVEITDAGKVIHYRQNDEINTVVVDEILVGAGRTPNVDRLNLDAVGVKYDARHGVVVDDYLQTTNPHIYAAGDICMNWKFTHAADAAARIVIKNTLFSPFGLGRSKLSNLVMPWVTYTDPEIAHVGLYEREAQEQGMETNTITIPFSSVDRALADGETEGFVKILHKRGSDQILGATIVARHAGEMISEITLAIVTKQGLSALSGVIHPYPTQAEAIKKAADAYRRTLLTPRTKSLLKLLTKFS
- a CDS encoding TlpA family protein disulfide reductase, producing MRKSLLWLSLSLGSLMFTVSLVAANPLNSSASTHPAIAQANPCAGKKENVGGPLAPRLQGKPVVVDIYASWCPACQNIAPTLEQLKTQYGDDIHFIVLDVSDRAKTSQSETLATELGLGDFFAANRSQTGMVAIIDPATGNILAQHRNNANLGDYTSVIDSAIAQQ